A region of the Ranitomeya imitator isolate aRanImi1 chromosome 10, aRanImi1.pri, whole genome shotgun sequence genome:
TCACTTCCGGGGCGGGAGCTTTGGTCGCAGCGTGAGAATCGTACGTCTCCTGGACCGTGTGCAGAGTATGTATTATCTATGCGGTTTATATCTGTGTATGCCCCGGGTTACCGCACTGTGTGTATGGCGTGTTACAGTGTGTCATGTGTATAAATGGTGGCCCCAGAATATAGTATCTAGTGCTTACATTATTACATATGGATGGCTATGACATCCGTAGGACTGACACTTCTGAGGGACTCCTCCAGCGGAAtaatgagcacagctctggagtataatacaggatgtacattaccccagagctgcactcactattctgctggtgcagtcactgtgtacatacattacattactgatcctgagttacctcctgtattatactccagagctgcactcactattctgctggtgcagtcactgtgtacatacattacattactgatcctgagttacatcctgtattataccccagagctgcactcactattctgctggtgcagtcactgtgtacatacattacattactgatcctgagttacatcctgtattatactccagagctgcactcactattctgctggtgcagtcactgtgtacatacattcctgatcctgggttacatcctgtattatactccagagctgcactcactattctgctggtgcagtcactgtgtacatacattacattactgatcctgagttacctcctgtattataccccagagctgcactcactattctgctggtgcagtcactgtgtacatacattacattactgatcctgagttacatcctgtattatactccagagctgcactcactattctgctggtgcagtctctgtgtacatacattacattactgatcctcagttacatcctgtattatacccaagagctgcactcactattctgctggtgcagtcactgtgtacatacattacattactgatcctgagttacatcctgtattttaccccagagctgcactcactattctgctggtgcagtcactgtgtacatacattacattactgatcctgagttacatcctgtattataccccagagctgcactcaatattctgctggtgcagtcgctgtgtacatacattacattactgatcctcagttacatcctgtattataccccagagctgcactcactattctgctggtgcagtcgctgtgtacatacattacattactgatcctcagttacatcctgtattatacccaagagctgcactcactattctgctggtgcagtcactgtgtacatacattacattactgatcctgagttacatcttgtattatactccagagctgcactcactattctgctggtgcagtcactgtgtacatacattacattactgatcctgagttacatcctgtattatactccagagctgcactcactattctgctggtgcagtcactgtgtacatacattcctgatcctgggttacatcctgtattatactccagagctgcactcactattctgctggtgcagtcactgtgtacatacattacattactgatcctgagttacctcctgtattataccccagagctgcactcactattctgctggtgcagtcactgtgtacatacattacattactgatcctgagttacatcctgtattatactccagagctgcactcactattctgctggtgcagtctctgtgtacatacattacattactgatcctcagttacatcctgtattatacccaagagctgcactcactattctgctggtgcagtcactgtgtacatacattacattactgatcctgagttacatcctgtattttaccccagagctgcactcactattctgctggtgcagtcactgtgtacatacattacattactgatcctgagttacatcctgtattataccccagagctgcactcaatattctgctggtgcagtcgctgtgtacatacattacattactgatcctcagttacatcctgtattataccccagagctgcactcactattctgctggtgcagtcgctgtgtacatacattacattactgatcctcagttacatcctgtattatacccaagagctgcactcactattctgctggtgcagtcactgtgtacatacattacattactgatcctgagttacatcttgtattatactccagagctgcactcactattctgctggtgcagtcactgtgtacatacattacattactgatcctgagttacatcctgtattatactccagagctgcactcactattctgaaggtgcagtcactgtctacatacattacattacagatgggATCTATGCTTATTTaaataaactttattaaaaaaCACAATTGTACCCCTTTGCAGCGTTGTTGGGTCTCGCTTTCTGGCACGTGTAGTGGGCATGTGCTGGCAGCCCGTGGAGTGCGGCAGTAGACTGGTCGGTTGAGCGGCTTTTGGGTTTCTCTGTCGCTCCCCAGAACGGAGGAAAGATGCCAGAGATCAAACTGAAGCACGTGGTGTCCTGTAGCAGCGCGGACACGGTGAGTATCAGCACACGTGGAGGTGCGGACGACTGGGTGAGTGTCTTTAAAGGGACGGCGCAGGTAAATTTGATGCTTTATGTGACCTTTTGCATCTTCCACATAGTGCAGACAATTTCTGCACATATATTGCCAGTCAATGTTTATATCTGTAGGACGTCAGTTCTTTGGGTGTAGGGTGAAATCCGCCCATgctgaccccggtcactgacatctTCCTCCTattccctcctcttcctcctcctcacctcctcttcctccccctcctcttcctcctcctcttccccctcctcctcttccccctcttcctcctcttcctgctcttcgtcctcctgctcttcgtcctcctgctcttcgtcctcctgctcttcgtcctcctgctcttcgtcctcctgctcttcgtcctcctgctcttcgtcctcctgctcttcgtcctcctgctcttcgtcctcctgctcttcgtcctcctgctcttcgtcctcctgctcttcgtcctcctgctcttcgtcctcctgctcttcgtcctcctgctcttCGTCGTCCTCCTGCTCTTCGTCGTCCTCCTGCTCttcgtcgtcctcctcctcttcgtcgtcctcctcctcttcgtcgtcctcctctccgtcctcctcctctccgtcctcctcctctccgtcctcctcctctccgtcctcctcctctccgtcctcctcctctccgtcctcctcctctccgtcctcctcctctccgtcctcctcctctccgtcctcctcctctccgtcctcctcctctccgtcctcctcctctccgtcctcctcctctccgtcctcctcctctccgtcctcctcctctccgtcctcctcctctccgtcctcctcctctccgtcctcctcctctccgtcctcctcctctccgtcctcctcctctccgtcctcctcctctccgtcctcctcctctccgtcctcctcctctccgtcctcctcctctccgtcctcctcctctccgtcctcctcctcttcgtcctcctcctcttcgtcctcctcctcctcttcgtcttcctcctcttcgtcttcctcctcttcatccttgtcctcctcttcgtcttcctcctcttcgtcctcctcctcttcgtcctcctcctcttcgtcctcctcctcttcgtcctcctcctcttcgtcctcctcctcttcgtcctcctcctcttcgtcctcctcctcttcgtccttgtcctcctcctcctcttcgtccttgtcctcctcctcctcttcgtcttcctcctcttcgtcttcctcctcttcgtcTTCCTCCTCTTtgtcttcctcctcttcgtcctcctcctcttcgtcctcctccccTTCATCTTTGTCCTACTCCTTCTCTTCGTcttcctcctctttgtcctcctccttctcttcgtcctcctcctctttgtcctcctccttctcttcgtcctcctcctctttgtcctcctcctcttcgtcctcctcctctgcctcctcttccttctcctcctcctttttCGTCTTAGACTCACACTGCAGAGAACCTACTGAAGCCCGACACCTACcgaaaatggaaagccaaacaagCCGGGGAGAAGCAGGTGTCCGTCATCCTGCAGGTGCGGGGTCTTGTGCTGTCTGGTGGAGGGGGCACTTCCGGTCGTCCTCCTCTTCCCGGGGGTCTCACCCGACTGTCACTGTCTCCATAGTTTGAGAAGGAAGAGCAGATCCATAGCATCGACATCGGAAACGAAGGCTCGGCGTTTGTGGAGGTGCTGGTCGGCCATTCCACGTCCGTCAGTGAGCAGGAGTATGAGGTCAGTATTGAGGGGGTCTTCACACTTCTGCTTGTGGTCAGTGAGTGGAAACAGTCCAGGGGTCTCACATCCTCAATGTCCTCCGACAGGTGCTCCTGGGAATGTCGTCCTTTATGTCGCCCAGCGAGAGCAAGAATGGCAGCAACCTGAACCGTACCCGGATGTTCGGGGCGGACAAGCTGGTGAAGACGGCGGCGGAGAAGAAGTGGGACCGGGTGAAGATCGTGTGCACTCAGCCGTACACCAAGGTGAGCGGCGTCCGCAGCGTCTGCCTCGCCGTGTGCCGCCGTCCGGTAACTTACCGCTCTCGTCCTTCGCAGAACCTGGCGTACGGACTCTCATTTATACGTTTCCACTCGCCTCCGGACAAAGACGACCCTCCTCCCTCCTCTCCGGTCAGTATCCGTCACCATCGCCGCTCCAACTCTTGTATTCTGTGTATTACAGGGCGCATGATATGGATGCCCCCCACCCATCATTATCATACCGATGGGGGTCCGATACCTGACACCCCCGCCGATCAGTTCTGAGATGTAAACCCTAAACGGAGCTGAATTTTACGTGTAGCAGCCGCTGCCGAGTGCTGCAGATCAGCTCCCGTTTCAGACAATGGGATCTTCTCATTAATGCTGCTCAGTGTTTACATCCGGGTGTCGGACCCCCGCTGGTCAGGTGCAGCACCTATGTTCTAGAAGGAGCGGCTTGTTGCTTGGATGGAAAAGACCCCAGGGACCCCCAGAAGGCAGGAGTGATCTATGTAGCTGCCCCGTCTTCTCTTTTCCAGCCTACCTAGCACTCCGCTAGTATAGGACCTGGCGTACATGCTCCACCACCATAGTTTAGCCGCAGGGGCTCGGCAGACCCCGTTCAGCTCTGCCCTGATGCCCCAGCTGCGGAGATCACATGGGGAGTGCTGTGTTGGGAaagatggagatatatatatattttttttattgttatttaatgttttttattttatttttttataatttttgcgtACAGAAAGTCACCAAGCTGGGGCAGTTCAAGGTGAAAGAGGAGGAGAGTTCGTCCCCCTCCATGCGTCCTGGAAGTCTTTTCTTCAATCGCACGAGCAAAGCTGAAGTATCCCCCCCGAAAGGTAAAGAAAGGTCATTAAATGGATGTCAGGTCTTATATATGCGGACCCCcgatccattcattgtctatggaagtgCTGGAGAAAGCCAAGAGCAGCGCTCCATCCAGCCGTCCCATAGACAGAGAGGAGCCcgagcatgtgcacctctgctccaACCCCAATCTCAGAACCGCGGGGTCTCCATCAGTCCcgagcatgtgcacctctgctccTACCCCAATCTCAGAACCGCGGGGTCCCCATCAGTCCCGAGCATGCGCACCTCTGCTCCAACCCCAATCTCAGAACCACGGGGTCCCCATCAGTCCCGAGCATGCGCACCTCTGCTCATACCCCAATCTCAGAACCGCGGGGTCCCCATCAGTCCCGAGCATGCGCACCTCTGCTCCTACCCCAATCTCAGAACCGTGGGGTCTCCATCAGTCCcgagcatgtgcacctctgctccTACCCCAATCTCAGAACCGCGGGGTCTCCACCAGTCCCGAGCATGCGCACCTCTGCTCCTACCCCAATCTCAGAACCGCGGGGTCTCCATCAGTCCcgagcatgtgcacctctgctGCTACCCCAATCTCAGAACCGCGGGGTCCCCATCAGTTCCGAGCATGCGCACCACTGCTCCAACCCCAATCTCAGAACCGCGGGGTCCCCATCAGTCCCGAGCATGCTCAACTCTGCTCCAACCCCAATCTCAGAACCACGGGGTCCCCATCAGTCCCGAGCATGCTCATCTCTGCTCCAACCCCAATCTCAGAACCACGGGGTCCCCATCAGTCCCGAGCATGCTCATCTCTGCTCCAACCCCAATCTCAGAACCACGGGGTCACCATCAGTCCCGAGCATGCTCATCTCTGCTCCAACCCCAATCTCAGAACCGCGGGGTCCCCATCAGTCCCGAGCATGCTCATCTCTGCTCCAACCCCAATCTCAGAACCACGGGGTCACCATCAGTCCCGAGCATGCTCATCTCTGCTCCAACCCCAATCTCAGAACCGCGGGGTCCCCATCAGTCCCGAGCATGCGCACCTCTGCTCCTACCCCAATCTCAGAACCGTGGGGTCTCCATCAGTCCcgagcatgtgcacctctgctccaACCCCAATCTCAGAACCGCGGGGTCTCCACCAGTCCCGAGCATGCGCACCTCTGCTCCTACCCCAATCTCAGAACCGCGGGGTCTCCATCAGTCCcgagcatgtgcacctctgctccaACCCCAATCTCAGAACCGCGGGGTCTCCATCAGTCCcgagcatgtgcacctctgctccTACCCCAATCTCAGAACCACGGGGTCCCCATCAGTCCCGAGCATGCTCATCTCTGCTCCAACCCCAATCTCAGAACCACGGGGTCCCCATCAGTCCCGGCATGCTCAACTCTGCTCCAACCCCAATCTCATAACCACGGGGTCCCCATCAGTCCAGAGCATGCTCATCTCTGCTCCAACCCCAATCTCAGAACCACGGGGTCCCCATCAGTCCCGAGCATGCTCATCTCTGCTCCAACCCCAATCTCAGAACCACGGGTTCACCATCAGTCCCGAGCATGCTCATCTCTGCTCCAACCCCAATCTCAGAACCGCGGGGTCCCCATCAGTCCCGAGCATGCTCAACTCTGCTCCAACCCCAATCTCTTAACCACGGGGTTCCCATCAGTCCCGAGCATGCGCACCTCTGCTCCTACCCCAATCTCAGAACCACGGGGTCCCCATCAGTCCCGAGCATGCGCACCTCTGCTCCTACCCCAATCTCAGAACCACGGGGTCCCCATCAGTCCCGAGCATGCTCATCTCTGCTCCAACCCCAACTCAGGACTGGGGGGTCCCCAGCAGTCAGACCTCCCATAGAACCTCATAAATAGAGAATAACTTAATATTTTGTCAATCTGTTAATTACcagggatttatttatttttcgttTGCTTGCTTTagtatcttttttttattattattttttttttttttgcgggacgagtcaaAGTTTTCAATGTCGCCATTTATTTTGGCATAAAGGGGGAAAAAATGGCAAGTGCAGTGAAAAAAgtaacttttttaaaaatatattttttgtttttgagGGGGTGTTTGTTCTCACCGTGTTCATTAATGGGGTAAAAATAATCCAATAACCCAATTCTCCTGcgcgataccaaatttgtgtatttttttttaaattaatggtgaaaaaaaattctgaaattttgtaaaaaaaaatcacttttttcagcggcgccaaacttttttttaacattttttttctttgatgGAGCTGTGTTAGAGTTCAAAGTTTTtagtgatagtgataaaattttgcGATGCACACGaccttttgatcgctttttatttcataaaaaaaaaagtggccgCTCCGATTTCTATTTTTCCTTTCTCCATATAATATACAAATTAAATATATGTTTGAAAGATCAgagtttatatatattttaattatttacatttttttaatattttattttttattaccttttatttttttgtttagtcCCCATAGGGGACTTAAACCTGCGATTGTTCTGTCGTAGGAGGACCGGTTACATTGCCCATAGTCGACCTCTGTAACCCACAATAAATGACTCCCCTGTCCTAAAATATGGAATGTCTCCATGTTCCTTTACAGTAACGTTCCCTTTTATTTCCCCATGTAGCCCCACAGACCAGCTATGCCGCAGCGACGTTACAGGGGTCCAGCTCTACGGAAACGAACGCCGAAAAACAAATGACTAAAACGCCCCCGAGCAGCACAACTCCAAAGGTAACGTACCTCGTTATTCCAGACACCATGGCTGACGTCTGCCTTCCTGTAAGGCAgcaccacaccctatttaaacTCCTAGCATTCTGCTGGAAATTACGAGCTATTGCTCCTGGTCTCCCACAAACCAGTATGGTAGTTTTCACCTCCTTCTGTCACCTTTAGGATCCATCTTCTGGAAAACGCAAGTACGAGTTCAAAAAAGAGCCCACGAGTCACCCACCCACCAAGGTGTCCCCATCCCACTCCAAAGAGAGCAACTCGCAGCCCCTGCCCAAAAAAATGAAAGGTAACATAGTGATTGCATTGTTATTGGTGTATTTTTTCCAGGAGTAGaaagaattagttttttttttttttttttttttattttattttttttaaaaacagcaccACCCCTCATTTACAGGTTGTGTGCGGTATTACACCTCAGCCATATTTAATGAGCCGAGCTGTAATACTTGACAATCCAGCCACAGGTGTCATGAGGCATCTGGACTGTGGTCCTGCAAACTTCCTGGGTGCCTCACAACCTCATGGTATTGTGGCAGCCTAGTAGCAGCGCCCAGGATGGATGTCGCCATTCATGTGCCGGCCGGCGACTGTTTTAGGACCTGGATCCAGCGGCTGTACTTTGTTTCTGTCGTTTTAGCTGAGCCGCAGCCTGCACCCTCTGTAAAGAAGACTTCCCCACCGGAGAAACCTTCTCAGAAGAAGACCCCTGCCACCTCCACCCAGCCTGTAGAGCTGAACCGGATCTTACAGGGGACGGTGTTTGTGCTGAGTGGTTTTCAGAATCCGTTCCGATCTGACCTTAGGGATAAAGCCCTGGAGATGGGGGCCAAATACCGACCCGACTGGACCCCGGACAGCACCCACCTCATGTAGGTAGCAATGTTTGTGGCTGCGATACGGCATCACTTCATGGTCAATGGCATTGTGAGAATTAACCATACCCAGCGCTGGTAAAGTGCAGCGTCCTGTACCCTGTGTACCCTGGTAAAGTGCTGTACCTTGTGTACCCTGGTAAAGTGCTGTGTCCTGTACCCTGGGTACTCTGGTAAAGTGCTGCGTCCCATACCCTGCGTTCCTTGGTAAAGTGCTGCGTCCCATACCCTGCGTTCCTTGGTATAGTGCTGCGTCCCATACCCTGTGTACCCTGGTAAAGTGCTGCGTCCCGTAGCCTGTTTTCAGTGGTAAAGTGCTGCGTCCCATACCCAGGGTACCCTGGTAAAGTCCTGCGTCCCGTACCCTGTGTTCCTTGGTAAAGTGCTGCGTCTCATACCCAGGGTACCCTGGTAAAGTCCTGCGTCCCGTACCCTGTGTTCCTTGGTAAAGTGCTGCGTCCCGTACCCTGTGTTCCTTGGTAAAGTGCTGCGTCCCGTACCCTGTGTTCCTTGGTAAAGTGCTGCGTCCCGTACCCTGTGTTCCTTGGTAAAGTGCTGCGTCCCGTACCCTGTGTTCCTTGGTAAAGTGCTGCGTCCCGTACCCTGCGTTCTTTGGTAAAGTGCTGCGTCCCATACC
Encoded here:
- the XRCC1 gene encoding DNA repair protein XRCC1 isoform X1, translating into MPEIKLKHVVSCSSADTTHTAENLLKPDTYRKWKAKQAGEKQVSVILQFEKEEQIHSIDIGNEGSAFVEVLVGHSTSVSEQEYEVLLGMSSFMSPSESKNGSNLNRTRMFGADKLVKTAAEKKWDRVKIVCTQPYTKNLAYGLSFIRFHSPPDKDDPPPSSPKVTKLGQFKVKEEESSSPSMRPGSLFFNRTSKAEVSPPKAPQTSYAAATLQGSSSTETNAEKQMTKTPPSSTTPKDPSSGKRKYEFKKEPTSHPPTKVSPSHSKESNSQPLPKKMKAEPQPAPSVKKTSPPEKPSQKKTPATSTQPVELNRILQGTVFVLSGFQNPFRSDLRDKALEMGAKYRPDWTPDSTHLICAFANTPKYGQVKSAGGIIVRKEWILDCYKKKQRLPYKQYLMVGADSSSEEDDDSEDDSPPRQKAQTHRPNPDSGRTNHKNPSSSPAKPKPAKTAVKEESEEETRSVTKRENPPKEEDEYGGSTDEEETGGGRCQDDDSDGDTEDELRKVEEQKQAAKKEARSPPRGDDPYAGSTDENTDVEEEPEVDLPIPELPDLFVGKHFFLYGEFPPAERRLLQRYITAFNGEMEEYMNEKVQYVITVQEWDDSFEEALNDNTNLYFVRPRWIYNCNERQKCIPHQPYVVVPQA